One genomic region from Gammaproteobacteria bacterium encodes:
- a CDS encoding type I restriction enzyme, R subunit encodes MDKKSLTETDIRTKFITPAIVGMNGEKWNLLTQIREECYFTKGRVIVRGKMVKRGEARKADYILYYKPNISIAVIETKDNHHSVGDGMQQALEYANILDVPFAYSSNGDAFLEHDLTGISNPIEREIPLSHFPTPDELWKRYCFAKGYTPEQEIIATQDYYDDGSNKSPRYYQLIAINRTIDAIARGENRILLVMATGTGKTYTAFQIIWRLWKSGTKKRILFLVDRNILANQTKTNDFKPFGKAMTKITNRNADKAFEIYLSLYQAVSGNEEEQNIYKQFSPDFFDLVIVDECHRGSAADNSAWRKILEYFSSATQIGLTATPKETTEVSNTEYFGSPIYTYSLKQG; translated from the coding sequence ATGGACAAGAAATCACTGACAGAGACAGACATAAGAACCAAATTCATCACGCCCGCGATAGTTGGTATGAATGGTGAAAAATGGAACTTACTCACCCAGATAAGAGAAGAATGCTACTTCACCAAGGGACGGGTAATTGTTCGTGGCAAGATGGTAAAGAGAGGAGAAGCAAGAAAAGCGGATTATATCCTTTATTACAAGCCGAACATTTCAATCGCGGTTATTGAGACTAAGGATAATCACCATTCCGTTGGTGATGGGATGCAACAGGCTTTGGAATACGCAAACATTCTTGATGTTCCCTTTGCGTATAGTTCCAATGGTGATGCCTTCCTGGAACACGATTTAACTGGCATCAGCAACCCCATTGAACGGGAAATACCATTAAGCCACTTTCCAACGCCAGATGAATTATGGAAACGCTATTGTTTCGCAAAAGGATATACACCAGAACAGGAGATTATAGCAACCCAAGATTATTATGATGATGGTTCTAACAAATCACCACGCTACTATCAACTAATTGCTATCAATAGGACTATTGACGCCATAGCCCGTGGAGAAAACCGCATCCTGCTGGTGATGGCAACGGGAACAGGAAAGACCTATACCGCATTCCAAATCATTTGGAGGCTTTGGAAGTCAGGAACGAAAAAGCGTATTCTGTTTCTGGTGGATAGAAACATTCTTGCCAACCAAACAAAAACAAATGATTTCAAGCCGTTTGGCAAGGCAATGACAAAGATCACAAATCGTAATGCGGATAAAGCCTTTGAGATATATTTATCTCTCTATCAAGCCGTTTCTGGTAATGAAGAAGAACAAAATATCTATAAACAATTTTCACCTGATTTCTTTGATTTGGTTATCGTGGATGAATGCCATAGAGGAAGTGCAGCCGATAATTCAGCTTGGAGAAAAATTTTAGAGTATTTTTCATCCGCCACGCAAATAGGATTAACCGCCACACCCAAGGAAACCACCGAGGTTTCTAATACCGAGTATTTTGGTTCTCCAATTTATACCTATTCACTCAAACAAGGTTAG
- a CDS encoding hypothetical protein (Evidence 5 : Unknown function), with the protein MAEREGFEPPGTYAPTVFKTAALGRSATSPKLRYLTANQFPGVESRVLFPFDGNLGKNNIMDS; encoded by the coding sequence TTGGCGGAGAGGGAGGGATTCGAACCCCCGGGGACTTACGCCCCAACGGTTTTCAAGACCGCCGCTTTAGGCCGCTCAGCCACCTCTCCAAAGTTAAGATATCTTACCGCTAATCAATTTCCAGGAGTAGAATCAAGAGTTCTGTTTCCATTCGATGGCAATTTAGGTAAAAATAATATCATGGATAGTTAA
- a CDS encoding hypothetical protein (Evidence 5 : Unknown function): protein MLQRSFILRAVAGLAADRFVVTRTVSASAAFSSPGTEEASQGESVTSLQRSPIART, encoded by the coding sequence ATGTTGCAACGCAGCTTTATCCTGCGCGCAGTCGCAGGACTTGCAGCAGACCGTTTCGTAGTTACCCGTACCGTGTCTGCATCCGCCGCTTTCAGCAGCCCTGGAACTGAGGAAGCATCCCAGGGTGAGTCTGTTACTTCGTTGCAACGTAGTCCGATTGCTCGGACTTAG
- a CDS encoding modulator of FtsH protease, with product MRNNSYSISSAVPTSRISAINTNKLIRNTYMLLSMTLLFSAVVTGFAVVTRAPILPWWMVLLVSWGLLFLTNSLRNSATGLIAVFALTGFLGYTLGPIVGFYLRLPNGHQIVATAMGGTGVIFLGLSAYALTTRKDFSFMGGFLMVGLLVAILAGIGAILFQIPALSLAMSAMVVLLMSGFILYDTSAMIHGGEDNYIMATINLYLNIYNLFTSLLQISGFLGSDD from the coding sequence ATGCGTAACAATAGTTATTCAATAAGCAGCGCCGTACCTACGAGCAGAATTAGTGCAATCAACACTAATAAACTCATTCGCAATACTTATATGTTGTTGTCTATGACGCTACTGTTCAGCGCGGTGGTTACGGGGTTCGCGGTAGTGACCCGTGCGCCAATACTGCCATGGTGGATGGTATTACTGGTATCCTGGGGATTGTTGTTTTTAACAAATTCCCTACGCAATAGCGCGACGGGCTTGATCGCAGTTTTTGCACTGACCGGATTCCTGGGTTATACCCTCGGACCGATTGTAGGATTTTATCTACGACTACCCAATGGTCACCAAATCGTTGCTACAGCCATGGGTGGTACAGGCGTAATCTTTCTTGGACTGTCTGCCTATGCGTTGACTACTCGCAAGGACTTCAGCTTCATGGGCGGATTTCTGATGGTGGGCCTGTTGGTGGCAATCCTTGCCGGTATCGGCGCGATTCTATTTCAAATTCCGGCGCTCTCGCTGGCCATGTCTGCAATGGTCGTCTTGTTGATGTCCGGTTTTATTTTGTATGACACCAGCGCCATGATCCATGGTGGTGAAGATAATTACATCATGGCCACCATCAATTTGTATCTCAATATTTATAATCTGTTTACCAGCCTGCTACAAATTTCAGGATTTTTGGGCAGCGACGATTAA
- a CDS encoding glycolate oxidase, with product MLRDAKVKIPGRFLSRLRRILPKGSLLVDSADRWSYGYDNSRHHASPDVVAFPVDVQQVQACVRLCDEFNVPIVARGRGTGTTGASVPVRGGLVLSMERMARILVMDPANRVMVVEPGVTNQEVQDAAAVHGFFWPPDPSSATFCTVGGNLACNSAGPHAIKYGTTRENTLGLQVVIGTGDIVHTGVYTTKGVVGYDLTRLIIGSEGTLAVITEAILKLTPLPESRRILRAVYADMESTAAAVIRVMTQAVTPCALEMIDGQAIEMIRSYSRVVLPRSAGGLLMIEVDGPGAGLDEATARIMAAARGAGLLELNSAATKDEADALWAARKALSPALRTVAPKKINEDVVVPISCMAELIAGLRRLGAEHGITIVNFGHAGNGNIHVNLMVDPDNPAQMIEAERCLDKVFDLVLNLGGTLSGEHGVGILKRNFINREIDPLTLNLMRKIKATFDPHGILNPDKIFP from the coding sequence ATGCTTCGAGACGCCAAGGTAAAAATTCCTGGCCGTTTCCTGTCACGATTGCGACGGATCTTGCCCAAGGGTAGCCTCCTTGTCGATTCAGCCGATCGCTGGTCTTACGGCTATGATAATAGCCGTCATCATGCCTCACCCGATGTCGTAGCATTTCCCGTTGATGTCCAACAAGTTCAGGCATGCGTGCGGTTGTGCGACGAATTCAATGTTCCCATTGTTGCCCGTGGACGCGGTACTGGCACCACGGGAGCATCGGTGCCCGTGCGCGGCGGACTGGTGCTTTCCATGGAAAGAATGGCACGGATTCTCGTTATGGATCCGGCTAATCGGGTAATGGTCGTAGAGCCTGGAGTTACTAATCAAGAAGTTCAAGATGCCGCTGCGGTTCACGGATTTTTCTGGCCTCCCGATCCTTCTAGCGCCACTTTCTGCACGGTAGGCGGCAATCTTGCATGCAATTCCGCCGGTCCTCATGCGATTAAATATGGCACGACTCGGGAAAATACCCTGGGACTGCAAGTGGTCATTGGAACTGGCGATATTGTTCACACGGGAGTGTATACCACTAAAGGAGTAGTGGGTTACGACCTTACGCGGTTGATTATTGGCTCGGAAGGGACGCTCGCAGTGATCACAGAGGCGATCCTCAAGCTCACCCCACTGCCGGAATCACGACGGATCCTGCGGGCGGTTTACGCCGATATGGAGAGCACCGCAGCGGCGGTGATCCGTGTCATGACACAGGCAGTTACCCCCTGCGCCCTGGAAATGATCGATGGACAGGCCATTGAAATGATCCGCTCCTACTCACGGGTGGTCCTGCCGAGGAGCGCTGGCGGACTACTGATGATCGAGGTTGACGGCCCCGGCGCAGGACTTGATGAGGCAACCGCACGGATAATGGCGGCCGCGCGCGGTGCAGGATTGTTGGAATTAAACTCCGCAGCCACCAAGGACGAAGCTGACGCGCTGTGGGCCGCGCGCAAGGCGCTCTCTCCTGCCTTGCGTACCGTAGCGCCGAAAAAAATCAATGAGGACGTGGTAGTGCCAATATCATGCATGGCTGAATTGATCGCGGGCTTGCGTCGTCTTGGTGCCGAACATGGCATTACCATCGTTAATTTTGGTCATGCGGGAAATGGTAATATTCATGTCAATCTCATGGTGGACCCGGATAATCCCGCCCAGATGATAGAGGCGGAACGCTGTTTGGATAAGGTTTTCGATTTGGTTTTGAATTTGGGAGGAACACTCTCCGGTGAGCATGGAGTCGGTATTTTGAAACGCAATTTCATTAACCGCGAAATTGATCCACTCACGCTTAACCTGATGCGTAAAATTAAGGCAACTTTCGATCCACATGGTATTCTTAATCCAGATAAAATATTTCCTTGA
- the dnaG gene encoding DNA primase yields MAFGHIPQTFIDELINRVDLVEVIDSRVPLKKVGRNYMACCPFHNEKTPSFNVNSEKQFYYCFGCGVHGTAISFLMDYEHLEFPDAVEELARGLGIVVPREGNTDKPSSEQQRDLHDWLEEVANYYQRTLAEHPQATSARLYLARRGLNNEVITRFRIGYALPGWDNLLRALGGETAREPLLAAGMLAQKEDTGRVYDRFRNRVMFPIVDRRGRILGFGGRTLGDDTPKYLNSPETSLFRKGQELYGLRQAIEQVRSPERLLVVEGYLDVVALAQHGIPQVVATLGTATTATHLERLFCVTSRLVFCFDGDQAGRNAAWRALGIALPELHDQRDIRFLLLPEGEDPDTLVRAEGHDAFTARIHQAKPVMEYLLETIRSQVDTERTDRQARVVELARPLMAKLSPGIYQTLLIQELAELARIAPDKLSKFMRSGVAPPPTAAHVRINEQQVTRPSPVRTALGLLLAHPDLAMLVSNPAKYAVLDVRGASLFAEVVVLLQQHRGLKLASILEHWRGTETERHLARLAQWIPLMPEEGMAAELADALERLEQQALEQETTRLVDKARVSGLTDTEKSRLPTLLARKHALTLSRVGSGDIRL; encoded by the coding sequence ATGGCTTTCGGACACATACCGCAAACTTTCATTGACGAGCTAATTAATCGCGTGGACCTAGTGGAAGTTATTGATTCCAGGGTGCCACTTAAGAAAGTTGGCCGCAATTATATGGCTTGCTGTCCGTTTCATAATGAAAAGACTCCTTCTTTTAATGTAAATTCAGAGAAACAATTTTATTACTGCTTCGGCTGCGGAGTTCATGGAACAGCGATTAGTTTTTTAATGGACTACGAACATCTCGAATTTCCCGATGCGGTGGAAGAATTGGCGCGCGGTCTGGGCATTGTCGTGCCCCGCGAGGGAAATACCGACAAGCCCAGCAGTGAGCAGCAGCGTGATCTGCATGACTGGTTGGAAGAGGTTGCTAATTATTATCAGCGGACGTTAGCCGAACATCCCCAAGCCACGAGCGCCCGTCTTTATTTAGCTCGGCGGGGTCTAAACAACGAGGTTATCACGCGGTTTCGCATTGGTTATGCCTTGCCCGGCTGGGACAACCTGCTGCGCGCGCTGGGCGGTGAAACTGCCCGTGAACCGTTGCTGGCAGCCGGAATGTTGGCACAGAAAGAAGATACTGGACGAGTTTATGATCGCTTTCGCAATCGTGTCATGTTCCCTATCGTGGACCGGCGTGGACGAATTTTAGGTTTTGGGGGACGCACCCTTGGTGATGACACGCCGAAATATTTGAATTCCCCGGAAACCTCTCTGTTTCGTAAGGGGCAGGAACTTTATGGTTTACGTCAGGCAATCGAACAAGTACGTTCTCCCGAACGTTTGCTGGTTGTCGAGGGCTACCTGGATGTCGTTGCCCTTGCACAACATGGAATTCCCCAGGTCGTGGCCACCTTGGGCACCGCAACCACTGCTACGCATCTTGAACGGCTATTTTGCGTCACTTCGCGTCTGGTATTTTGCTTTGATGGTGACCAGGCGGGACGAAATGCTGCCTGGCGTGCGTTAGGAATCGCACTGCCTGAACTTCATGACCAACGCGACATCCGCTTTCTGCTGCTGCCCGAGGGAGAAGATCCCGATACCCTGGTGCGGGCCGAGGGCCACGACGCATTTACTGCGAGAATCCATCAAGCAAAACCCGTCATGGAATATTTATTGGAAACGATTCGGTCTCAGGTGGATACCGAACGCACCGATCGACAAGCACGGGTTGTGGAACTAGCGCGTCCGTTAATGGCCAAACTGTCGCCTGGCATTTATCAAACTTTGTTAATTCAGGAACTTGCGGAGCTGGCGCGAATTGCACCGGATAAATTATCTAAATTCATGCGTTCTGGGGTAGCGCCACCACCCACCGCAGCCCATGTGCGAATCAATGAACAGCAGGTAACCCGTCCTTCTCCGGTACGCACCGCGCTGGGACTGCTGTTGGCGCATCCTGATCTTGCCATGCTTGTTAGCAATCCGGCCAAATACGCGGTATTGGATGTACGCGGAGCGAGTTTGTTTGCCGAAGTCGTTGTCCTGCTTCAGCAGCATCGCGGGTTAAAATTGGCGTCCATTCTGGAGCATTGGCGTGGGACCGAGACCGAACGACACCTAGCACGATTGGCACAATGGATACCGTTGATGCCCGAAGAAGGAATGGCGGCGGAACTTGCCGATGCCCTGGAACGCCTGGAGCAGCAGGCGCTAGAGCAGGAAACCACTCGATTGGTTGACAAGGCGCGTGTCTCTGGCCTAACCGACACGGAAAAATCACGCTTACCCACCTTGTTGGCAAGAAAACATGCCCTTACTTTATCTAGGGTGGGGAGCGGTGATATTCGCCTGTAG
- the rpoD gene encoding RNA polymerase, sigma 70 (sigma D) factor, translated as MNQEQKQSQLKLLIAKGKEQGFLTYREVNDHLPDEIVDPEQIDEIVGIINDMGIAVHEDAPDADALLMAETPVAPDDDIAEEAAAALATVDSEFGRTTDPVRMYMREMGSVELLTREGEIEIAKRIEDGLNQVINALACPETVAELLREYQRVGREDLRITDLVSGFHDVPVLVESPTSEDMLGIDGVEVEIEEVPEEEPEPLLVAETGVNSSEVHDRFIALGELYQQLQNAIMHAREIACIEELRCHLVDQFMKFKLTPKTVEHLIANMRRIVEMVRSHERQILDICVNKGGMPREVFIHVFPGHEIDFNWLDQEISKKSSYATTLVAHREEINRIQVALQKVLGTCGMCIQDLKEINRQMSLGEAKARRAKKEMVEANLRLVISIAKKYTNRGLQFLDLIQEGNIGLMKAVDKFEYRRGYKFSTYATWWIRQAITRSIADQARTIRIPVHMIETINKLNRISHQMLQEMGREPTPEELAVRMEMPEDKVRKVLKIAKEPISMETPIGDDDDTHLGDFIEDASVMSPSDAATFEGLRQATQRVLEGLTTREAKVLRMRFGIDMTTDHTLEEVGKQFDVTRERIRQIEAKALRKLRHPSRVEQLRSFLECG; from the coding sequence ATGAACCAAGAGCAGAAGCAATCTCAGTTGAAGTTGTTGATTGCTAAGGGCAAGGAACAAGGATTCTTGACTTACCGCGAGGTCAATGACCATTTACCCGATGAGATTGTCGATCCTGAACAGATTGATGAAATTGTCGGAATAATTAACGATATGGGTATCGCGGTTCACGAGGATGCTCCCGATGCCGATGCCTTGCTCATGGCCGAAACTCCTGTCGCGCCTGACGATGATATTGCCGAAGAGGCTGCAGCGGCGTTGGCAACGGTCGATAGCGAATTTGGTCGGACCACGGATCCAGTACGGATGTATATGCGTGAAATGGGGAGCGTGGAACTCCTTACCCGCGAAGGCGAAATCGAAATTGCCAAGCGCATTGAGGATGGTTTGAATCAGGTAATTAATGCCTTGGCTTGTCCTGAAACCGTTGCAGAGCTATTGCGTGAATACCAACGGGTAGGACGGGAAGATTTGCGGATCACCGATTTAGTCAGCGGTTTTCATGATGTACCCGTGCTTGTCGAGTCGCCTACTTCTGAAGACATGCTTGGGATTGATGGAGTCGAGGTCGAAATTGAAGAAGTACCAGAAGAAGAACCAGAACCGTTGCTTGTGGCCGAAACCGGCGTGAATTCTTCCGAGGTGCATGATCGTTTCATCGCCCTAGGCGAGCTTTACCAGCAACTGCAAAACGCCATCATGCACGCGCGCGAGATCGCGTGCATTGAGGAACTACGTTGCCATCTGGTGGATCAATTCATGAAGTTTAAATTGACGCCCAAGACAGTTGAACATTTAATTGCGAACATGCGCCGCATTGTGGAGATGGTCCGCAGTCATGAACGTCAAATTCTGGATATCTGTGTAAACAAGGGAGGCATGCCACGAGAAGTTTTCATTCATGTTTTTCCAGGCCATGAAATCGATTTCAATTGGCTGGATCAGGAAATTAGTAAAAAAAGTTCCTATGCAACAACCCTAGTTGCCCATCGAGAAGAAATTAACCGCATTCAAGTCGCTCTCCAGAAGGTGTTGGGCACCTGCGGCATGTGCATTCAGGATCTCAAGGAAATCAACCGTCAAATGTCATTAGGCGAGGCTAAAGCCCGCCGTGCTAAAAAAGAAATGGTAGAAGCCAATTTACGTTTGGTCATTTCCATTGCCAAAAAATATACCAATCGGGGCTTGCAGTTCCTCGATTTGATTCAGGAAGGCAATATTGGTCTGATGAAGGCGGTGGATAAGTTTGAATATCGGCGTGGCTACAAGTTTTCGACCTATGCCACATGGTGGATTCGTCAGGCAATTACTCGATCCATTGCCGATCAAGCACGCACCATTCGTATTCCGGTGCATATGATTGAGACCATCAATAAACTAAATCGAATCTCGCACCAGATGCTCCAAGAAATGGGACGCGAACCTACTCCTGAAGAACTGGCGGTGCGAATGGAAATGCCCGAAGACAAAGTGCGGAAAGTTTTGAAGATCGCCAAGGAACCGATCTCCATGGAAACCCCAATCGGTGATGATGACGATACACATCTTGGTGATTTCATTGAGGATGCGAGTGTCATGTCGCCGAGCGATGCGGCTACTTTCGAAGGGCTGCGTCAGGCAACCCAGCGGGTGCTGGAAGGACTCACCACGCGCGAGGCAAAGGTATTGCGGATGCGATTCGGAATCGACATGACTACCGACCATACCCTTGAAGAGGTTGGCAAGCAATTTGATGTCACTCGTGAACGTATCCGTCAAATCGAGGCTAAGGCATTACGCAAGCTACGCCATCCCAGCCGGGTGGAGCAGTTACGCAGCTTCCTAGAATGTGGATAA
- a CDS encoding iron complex transport system substrate-binding protein → MRKHRYLFGNLLVYGGGNPSTSICRWLCHSADEVGCGLKHKFLLLAAGFLVAAFLSAGEQKTLPTPARRIVSLAPHLVELLYAVGAGDYLVGVVDHGDYPPEARRLPSVGGAGRVDLERILALRCDLVVAWGSGTPMTQIEQLRRLGLTVYVSEPRTLADIALELERLGRLVGKEDTATAAAANFRARLAELQTRYANQPPVTVFYQVWDHPLVSVGAGHLISRVMELCGGRNILDADRGLAPIINREAVLAANPDVIIASGADAHRPAWLDDWRAWPRLAAVAYDNLFDIPPDLIQRHTPRLLRGAELLCADLEIARNKR, encoded by the coding sequence ATGCGTAAGCATCGTTATCTTTTTGGTAACCTCCTCGTTTACGGGGGAGGCAATCCATCGACCTCAATCTGTCGATGGCTTTGTCATTCGGCAGATGAGGTCGGATGCGGATTGAAACACAAATTTTTGTTGCTGGCCGCAGGATTTTTGGTAGCTGCGTTCCTGTCCGCCGGGGAGCAGAAAACCTTACCGACACCGGCGCGACGCATTGTGAGTCTTGCTCCTCATCTGGTTGAATTACTGTACGCGGTCGGCGCGGGCGATTATCTCGTTGGTGTCGTCGATCATGGTGATTATCCCCCAGAGGCGCGACGCCTGCCCTCGGTTGGAGGGGCGGGAAGGGTGGACCTAGAGCGGATATTGGCGCTACGCTGTGATTTGGTGGTGGCCTGGGGTAGCGGCACGCCAATGACGCAAATCGAGCAACTACGCCGTCTGGGGTTGACAGTCTACGTCAGCGAGCCACGGACCCTCGCTGATATCGCCTTGGAGCTGGAGCGCCTGGGGCGACTGGTCGGCAAGGAAGACACGGCTACGGCAGCCGCCGCCAATTTTCGGGCGCGGCTGGCGGAATTGCAGACACGTTACGCCAACCAGCCGCCAGTCACCGTTTTTTATCAGGTATGGGACCATCCGCTGGTGAGCGTTGGCGCGGGTCACCTAATCTCGCGGGTCATGGAATTATGTGGGGGACGAAATATCCTCGACGCAGACCGTGGTCTTGCTCCCATCATCAACCGTGAGGCGGTATTGGCCGCGAATCCCGATGTCATCATTGCGAGCGGCGCAGATGCGCATCGTCCGGCCTGGCTTGATGACTGGCGCGCCTGGCCACGACTTGCCGCTGTGGCTTACGATAACCTTTTTGATATTCCCCCGGATTTAATTCAACGTCATACTCCACGTCTCTTGCGGGGTGCGGAATTATTGTGCGCTGATCTGGAAATAGCGCGTAACAAACGTTGA
- a CDS encoding AAA domain-containing protein: MANLFVEDLITYIRAGYPIVSIVSSEEDRALELIEEMMRHKEMSKRPRKLFVWSVSHGMVDTDGRLAVKEDTRRPEQALAFVSKYCEGAIFLFKDLHPYLKENSPNSSLIIRLLRDLIPDLKGSPRTLLWLSPVQYIPLELQKDVTVLDLPLPAESEYRRILYRLVAQVRTNPNVTIKLESDDSDAIAKACQGLTRSEAENALAKAIVSQNGLTGRDIKAILEEKEQIIRKSGILEYIPAADDFTGIGGLDNLKIWLRQRNEGFSRKARDFGLPNPRGVMLVGVPGCGKSLCAKAVAAEWRKPLLKFDLGRVFAGLVGESEERMRRALTVAEGVAPCVLWIDELEKGLSGIGSGGGDSGVATRVFGTLLTWMEEKSQPVFVVATANDISQLPPELLRKGRLDEIFFVDLPTPDNRAQILAIHLMRRHRVPIEYDINQIIEITVGFSGAELEELVVSALYEAFASPEKELKTAHLLGAAREIKPLARARAREVDGLRQWATTNCRMAGG; this comes from the coding sequence ATGGCAAATTTATTCGTTGAAGACCTCATCACCTATATTCGTGCCGGTTATCCCATTGTCAGCATTGTCTCTAGTGAGGAAGACCGGGCATTAGAATTAATTGAGGAGATGATGCGCCACAAGGAAATGTCAAAACGTCCGCGTAAGCTGTTCGTATGGTCGGTTTCGCATGGGATGGTAGACACTGATGGACGGCTTGCGGTCAAGGAAGATACCCGTCGCCCGGAACAGGCGCTTGCGTTTGTGTCGAAATATTGCGAGGGCGCGATTTTTCTCTTCAAGGATCTTCACCCCTATCTCAAGGAAAATTCCCCCAATTCATCGTTGATCATTCGCTTGTTGCGCGATTTGATTCCCGATCTGAAAGGATCCCCACGCACGCTGTTGTGGCTGTCGCCAGTACAGTACATTCCTTTGGAACTACAAAAGGATGTTACGGTACTTGATCTCCCCTTGCCGGCGGAAAGTGAATATCGCCGTATTCTGTATCGCTTGGTGGCTCAGGTGCGCACCAATCCCAACGTCACCATCAAACTTGAATCGGACGACAGCGACGCCATCGCCAAGGCTTGCCAGGGTTTGACCCGTTCAGAGGCAGAAAATGCCCTTGCGAAGGCGATTGTCAGCCAGAATGGCCTCACTGGCCGCGATATCAAGGCAATTTTGGAGGAAAAAGAACAGATCATCCGCAAATCGGGCATCCTGGAATACATCCCGGCGGCGGATGATTTCACCGGCATTGGCGGCCTGGATAACCTTAAAATTTGGTTGCGACAACGCAACGAGGGTTTTTCCCGCAAAGCGCGTGATTTTGGTTTGCCGAATCCACGCGGGGTCATGCTGGTGGGGGTGCCAGGTTGCGGCAAGAGTTTGTGTGCCAAGGCGGTTGCTGCCGAGTGGCGGAAACCGCTGCTCAAGTTCGATCTCGGTCGGGTGTTTGCCGGACTCGTGGGTGAATCAGAAGAGCGGATGCGCCGGGCCTTGACGGTGGCCGAGGGGGTAGCGCCCTGCGTGCTGTGGATCGACGAATTGGAAAAAGGACTGTCCGGTATCGGTAGTGGTGGTGGTGACAGCGGCGTGGCTACCCGGGTCTTTGGCACGTTACTGACCTGGATGGAAGAAAAAAGCCAACCGGTATTCGTAGTCGCCACCGCCAACGATATTTCCCAGCTTCCTCCTGAATTGCTACGCAAGGGACGGCTGGATGAAATATTTTTTGTCGATCTGCCGACGCCTGACAACCGCGCCCAAATCCTGGCGATTCATTTGATGCGCCGTCACCGCGTACCCATTGAATACGATATTAATCAAATAATTGAAATTACGGTAGGATTTAGCGGCGCAGAGCTAGAAGAATTGGTGGTCAGCGCCTTGTACGAGGCGTTCGCTTCTCCTGAAAAGGAACTTAAAACCGCGCATCTCCTTGGAGCGGCGCGGGAAATTAAGCCTCTGGCGCGCGCACGGGCACGCGAGGTTGATGGGTTGCGTCAATGGGCCACGACCAACTGTCGCATGGCCGGCGGATAG